The following are from one region of the Edwardsiella tarda ATCC 15947 = NBRC 105688 genome:
- a CDS encoding helix-turn-helix transcriptional regulator yields MHSVPLPPSPSRQRVYIVTPNPLFATGLAALLTPHLETQCFPSLTPLLTHPALNGRLIVCPGQLNSQRLAELSQQMARLTRRHADKLPALAIVEPQHAGLASVLCALGFDAVLYDSRDLSRWLFQLACWLDASPERLTATVRPYLTERELRVLKWSAQGVPLAQMAEQCGVSVKCLYTQRRTALHKLGLTRTREWLQLSASLLQSPTFAIKRRRTPLP; encoded by the coding sequence ATGCACAGCGTTCCCCTTCCCCCATCCCCATCGAGGCAGCGCGTCTATATCGTCACCCCGAACCCACTCTTTGCCACCGGGCTGGCCGCCTTACTCACGCCCCATCTCGAGACCCAATGTTTCCCCTCACTCACCCCCTTGCTCACTCATCCTGCGCTGAACGGTCGCCTCATCGTCTGCCCCGGCCAACTCAATAGTCAGCGTCTGGCGGAGCTCAGCCAACAGATGGCACGGCTGACACGGCGCCACGCCGACAAACTCCCGGCCCTCGCCATCGTCGAGCCGCAACACGCCGGGTTAGCCAGCGTGCTCTGTGCGCTCGGCTTCGATGCCGTCCTCTATGATTCGCGCGACCTGTCACGCTGGCTATTTCAACTCGCCTGCTGGCTCGACGCTTCGCCCGAGAGGCTAACGGCGACAGTGCGCCCCTACCTGACCGAGCGCGAGTTGCGGGTCTTAAAATGGAGCGCACAGGGCGTTCCCCTCGCACAGATGGCCGAACAATGCGGCGTCAGCGTCAAGTGTCTCTATACCCAACGCCGTACCGCGCTGCATAAGCTAGGGCTGACGCGAACCCGAGAATGGCTGCAACTCTCCGCCTCGCTACTGCAGTCGCCCACCTTCGCCATCAAGCGACGCCGCACCCCCTTACCCTGA
- a CDS encoding methyl-accepting chemotaxis protein: MLAAVRDYLQRVSIGGRIVICFALVLVLVLVLVGVSVWQVEKINSSLEQINDVNNVKQQLAVDLRGSVHDRAIALRDVLLVDSAALPAVVRDIERLGGDYQRAWQHLEQLRAGQVGLSAQEQTLLHQLATTESQTLPLMRQIIALREAGQSGAAAQLLLQQAGPHFVTWLKQINAFISVEEGYSNAQTQLARGVSEHFRFLMLILAGLAAATVVWIARSIRRTIRVTLGAEPVALRRLINAIAQGDLQYRLAQSAAPGSILATTQAMQSALTHLLGQVKNSEQQLAGVSQGLTSGSGELAARSDSQSSSIQQTAAAIAQFAAAVKRNSENAAQADSLVADAGEQVSEGSRVIHDVVADMELIIKDSAEISDITQIIESIAFQTNILALNAAVEAARAGSQGRGFAVVASEVRALAQRSSLAARDIGQLLAKSVQRVRRNADSVDSAASCMARIDAAMLQVKQAVNLISADSAEQAGTVDGVVSAVAFMDESIRQNAALSEQLAGDARALEGHAQELHGSIDRFRI; encoded by the coding sequence ATGTTGGCGGCAGTACGCGATTATCTTCAGCGGGTCTCCATCGGCGGCAGGATTGTTATCTGTTTTGCGCTGGTGTTGGTACTGGTCTTAGTGTTAGTGGGCGTTAGCGTCTGGCAAGTTGAGAAAATAAATAGTTCGTTAGAGCAAATCAATGACGTTAACAATGTAAAACAGCAGCTGGCCGTCGACTTGCGCGGTAGCGTGCACGATCGCGCGATCGCGCTGCGTGATGTGCTCTTGGTGGATAGCGCGGCGTTGCCCGCTGTCGTGCGCGATATCGAGCGCTTAGGCGGCGATTATCAGCGCGCCTGGCAGCATTTGGAGCAGTTGCGTGCCGGGCAAGTGGGGTTAAGCGCCCAGGAGCAGACGTTGTTGCACCAGCTGGCGACGACGGAGTCACAGACCTTGCCGTTGATGCGGCAGATCATCGCCCTGCGTGAGGCGGGGCAGAGCGGGGCGGCGGCACAACTCCTGTTGCAACAAGCGGGCCCTCACTTTGTGACCTGGCTTAAGCAGATCAACGCCTTTATCAGCGTCGAGGAGGGCTACAGTAACGCCCAGACGCAACTGGCGCGCGGTGTCTCCGAGCACTTCCGCTTCCTGATGCTGATCTTGGCCGGACTGGCGGCGGCCACGGTCGTGTGGATCGCTCGCTCCATCCGGCGCACGATTCGTGTGACCCTGGGAGCGGAACCGGTGGCGTTGCGGCGCCTGATCAATGCCATTGCGCAGGGTGACTTGCAGTACCGCCTGGCGCAATCGGCGGCGCCGGGCAGTATTCTGGCGACGACACAGGCGATGCAGAGTGCCTTGACTCACCTGTTGGGGCAGGTAAAAAACTCAGAGCAGCAGTTGGCTGGCGTTAGCCAAGGGCTGACCAGCGGTAGTGGCGAGCTGGCCGCGCGCAGTGATAGTCAATCCTCTTCGATTCAACAGACGGCGGCGGCGATCGCGCAGTTTGCCGCGGCGGTGAAGCGTAACTCGGAGAATGCCGCTCAGGCGGATAGCCTAGTGGCCGATGCCGGCGAGCAGGTGTCTGAGGGCAGTCGCGTGATCCATGATGTGGTGGCTGATATGGAGTTGATTATTAAGGATTCTGCGGAGATTTCCGACATTACGCAGATCATCGAGTCTATCGCGTTTCAAACGAATATTTTGGCGCTGAATGCGGCGGTCGAGGCGGCGCGGGCCGGGAGTCAGGGGCGCGGGTTTGCGGTGGTCGCCTCCGAGGTCCGGGCCTTGGCGCAACGTTCTTCGCTGGCGGCTCGCGATATCGGCCAATTGCTGGCGAAATCGGTCCAACGGGTACGTCGTAATGCCGACTCGGTCGATAGTGCGGCCAGTTGCATGGCGCGGATCGATGCGGCGATGTTGCAGGTGAAACAGGCGGTGAATCTGATCAGTGCCGACTCCGCCGAGCAGGCGGGGACGGTTGATGGCGTGGTCAGCGCCGTGGCCTTTATGGATGAGAGTATTCGCCAGAATGCCGCGCTCTCCGAACAGCTGGCCGGCGATGCCCGTGCGCTGGAGGGACACGCTCAGGAGCTGCATGGCAGTATCGATCGTTTCCGGATCTAA
- the hdeB gene encoding acid-activated periplasmic chaperone HdeB produces MSILKMTRVTLFAALACATVNLAHAATDTTPQQMTCKEFINLNPKAMTPVAFWLLNKDTDYRGGDYVDWSEVETFSVPKVLESCKQHPQQKLRDLKDAMKSAVKTAH; encoded by the coding sequence ATGAGCATACTGAAGATGACACGCGTCACCCTATTCGCCGCCCTAGCATGCGCTACCGTCAATCTCGCACACGCGGCGACAGACACCACCCCGCAACAGATGACCTGCAAGGAGTTCATCAACCTCAATCCCAAGGCGATGACGCCTGTAGCGTTCTGGCTGCTCAACAAAGATACCGACTACCGTGGCGGCGATTACGTTGACTGGAGCGAGGTCGAAACCTTCTCGGTGCCGAAGGTCCTGGAGAGCTGTAAACAGCATCCGCAGCAAAAACTCCGCGATCTGAAAGACGCCATGAAATCCGCCGTCAAGACCGCACACTGA